From one Rhodoferax sp. PAMC 29310 genomic stretch:
- a CDS encoding sigma-70 family RNA polymerase sigma factor, with the protein MRPDEMTLAATVQTASQPEVDPVVLSALRGKMVKFASLQLGDPHQAEDAVQEALMGAFKNAAAFAGRASLKTWVFAILKNKITDILRQRQRHVSAQQVLGEVDEEADLTELFNSGGMWEPDERPAAWGNPTETLQDKQFWKVFEICLEGLPGQQARVFMMRKYVGLDSH; encoded by the coding sequence ATGAGGCCCGACGAAATGACGCTAGCTGCGACGGTTCAAACAGCCTCGCAACCAGAAGTTGACCCGGTTGTGCTCAGTGCGCTGCGGGGGAAAATGGTCAAGTTCGCATCTCTGCAGTTGGGTGACCCGCATCAGGCTGAAGACGCAGTGCAGGAAGCCCTGATGGGGGCATTCAAGAACGCTGCCGCATTTGCTGGCAGGGCCAGTCTCAAGACCTGGGTGTTTGCCATTTTGAAGAACAAGATCACCGACATCCTGCGCCAGCGCCAGCGTCATGTGTCGGCCCAGCAGGTCTTGGGCGAGGTCGACGAAGAGGCTGACCTCACGGAACTTTTCAACAGTGGCGGCATGTGGGAACCCGACGAACGCCCTGCCGCCTGGGGCAACCCGACCGAAACCTTGCAAGACAAACAGTTCTGGAAGGTGTTCGAGATCTGCTTGGAAGGTCTGCCAGGTCAACAGGCCCGTGTGTTCATGATGCGGAAATACGTAGGACTCGATTCGCACTAA
- a CDS encoding sigma-70 family RNA polymerase sigma factor, which produces MKTFIDTSVSSTTAHSEAPEDPWIPLRKRLIRHARMVVHETALAEDLAQETLVSVLESPESHRGEASITTWATAILKNKIADWYRSPHQRRRVYNASDENEANPTEGLFNEQGSYLEPVPVWQQPDGREAQRQIMSTLEGCLRHLPPQTGRVFMMREWLGFETSEICEQLGLTAENCRMIMHRARTGLRQCMTVHGHTARSAE; this is translated from the coding sequence ATGAAGACCTTCATCGACACCAGTGTGTCCAGCACCACCGCCCACTCCGAAGCCCCAGAAGATCCGTGGATTCCTTTGCGCAAGCGTCTGATCCGACACGCCCGCATGGTCGTTCACGAGACCGCTCTGGCCGAGGACCTTGCGCAAGAAACTTTAGTGAGCGTGCTGGAGAGCCCAGAGTCGCATCGAGGCGAGGCCTCGATCACCACTTGGGCCACCGCCATTCTCAAAAACAAGATTGCCGACTGGTACCGCTCCCCCCACCAGCGTCGCCGCGTGTACAACGCCAGCGATGAAAACGAGGCCAACCCTACCGAGGGGCTGTTTAACGAGCAGGGCAGCTACCTGGAACCGGTGCCCGTCTGGCAACAGCCCGATGGCCGCGAGGCGCAGCGCCAGATCATGTCCACACTGGAGGGCTGCCTGCGCCACCTGCCGCCCCAGACCGGGCGTGTGTTCATGATGCGCGAATGGCTGGGTTTTGAAACCTCTGAAATTTGTGAGCAGCTGGGTCTGACCGCCGAGAATTGCCGCATGATCATGCACCGCGCCCGCACGGGCTTGCGCCAGTGCATGACCGTCCACGGCCACACCGCAAGGAGCGCTGAATGA
- a CDS encoding IS256 family transposase: MTVEMKPLPAELIDALLADYKKPEDLIGQNGLLTQLTKALVERALQAELTGHLGHGKNQLVANEAGNTRNGCSKKTLKGDFGQLPIEIPRDRAGTFEPQLIGKHQTRWSGFDDKILSLYARGMTVREIQGHLQEMYGAEVSPTLISSVTDAVMDEVKAWQSRPLEALYPIVYMDCIHVKVRDNGTVRVKALYLAIGVNLDGLKEVLGLWMAQTEGAKFWLQVVAELKNRGVADIFIACVDGLKGFPDAIEAVFPKATVQLCIVHMVRHSLNFVGWKQRKEVAADLRLIYAAPTESEAERQLTAFEVKWDDSFAPIGRSWRRNWTRLIPFFEYPPDIRKVIYTTNAIESVNMSLRKITKTRGSFPTEDAVFKLFYLALNNISQKWTMPIRDWKAALNRFTIQFDERMPRV; this comes from the coding sequence ATGACCGTAGAGATGAAACCCTTACCCGCCGAGCTGATTGACGCCCTGTTGGCCGACTACAAAAAGCCCGAAGACCTGATTGGCCAGAATGGCCTCTTGACGCAGCTCACCAAAGCCTTGGTCGAGCGAGCTTTGCAAGCCGAATTGACCGGCCACCTGGGTCACGGCAAGAACCAGTTGGTTGCCAATGAAGCGGGCAACACCCGCAACGGGTGCAGCAAGAAAACGCTCAAAGGCGATTTTGGCCAGCTACCCATAGAAATCCCCCGTGACCGCGCCGGCACCTTCGAGCCCCAACTGATTGGCAAACACCAGACCCGCTGGAGCGGCTTTGACGACAAGATACTGTCGCTGTATGCCCGAGGCATGACGGTACGCGAGATTCAAGGCCATCTGCAGGAGATGTACGGCGCCGAAGTGTCTCCTACCCTGATTTCATCCGTGACCGACGCCGTCATGGACGAGGTCAAAGCCTGGCAGTCGCGCCCCTTGGAGGCGCTGTACCCCATCGTCTACATGGACTGCATTCACGTCAAGGTGCGCGACAACGGTACTGTGCGGGTCAAGGCCCTGTACTTGGCCATTGGCGTCAACCTGGACGGCCTCAAAGAGGTACTGGGCCTGTGGATGGCCCAAACCGAAGGGGCCAAGTTCTGGCTGCAGGTGGTGGCTGAACTGAAGAATCGGGGCGTGGCTGACATCTTTATCGCCTGCGTAGATGGGCTCAAAGGTTTCCCTGACGCCATTGAGGCAGTCTTCCCCAAGGCGACGGTGCAGCTTTGCATTGTTCACATGGTGCGTCACAGCCTGAACTTCGTGGGGTGGAAACAGCGCAAGGAAGTCGCCGCGGATTTGCGGCTGATTTACGCTGCGCCCACTGAATCCGAAGCTGAGCGACAACTCACGGCATTCGAGGTCAAATGGGACGATTCCTTCGCTCCGATTGGGCGCTCCTGGCGGCGCAACTGGACACGCTTGATACCGTTCTTTGAATACCCGCCAGACATCCGAAAAGTGATTTACACGACCAACGCCATTGAGTCCGTGAACATGAGCCTGCGCAAAATAACCAAGACCCGCGGCTCGTTCCCAACTGAGGACGCAGTGTTCAAGCTGTTCTATCTGGCACTGAACAACATCAGCCAGAAATGGACGATGCCGATTCGGGATTGGAAGGCTGCTCTGAACCGCTTTACCATTCAGTTTGACGAGCGCATGCCGCGCGTCTAA
- a CDS encoding flavodoxin family protein, translated as MADFTNLRALFINTSLKRKADESHTQLLLNASAGIMKKNGVAVEQLHFAAHDIPPGVYPDMTEHGWEKDDWPTLWKKVLAADILIVGTPLWLGEESSVCRVLIERLYAMSAELNDKGQSIYYGKVGGCVITGNEDGLKHTAMTIGFALNHLGYTIPPQADCGWIGEAGPGPSYGDKLEGGGRAGFDNDFTQRNTTIMTWNCMHLARMLKDAGGIAKEGNDREAWKAGARFGFENPSESLG; from the coding sequence ATGGCTGATTTCACCAATCTTCGAGCACTTTTCATTAACACCTCGCTCAAGAGGAAGGCCGACGAAAGTCACACGCAGTTACTCCTGAACGCGTCCGCAGGAATCATGAAGAAGAATGGCGTTGCGGTGGAGCAGCTGCACTTTGCGGCCCACGACATTCCGCCGGGGGTCTACCCTGACATGACGGAGCACGGATGGGAAAAGGACGACTGGCCAACCCTCTGGAAGAAAGTTTTGGCGGCCGACATTCTCATTGTGGGCACTCCACTTTGGCTGGGGGAGGAGAGCTCGGTGTGTCGGGTTCTGATCGAGCGGCTCTACGCCATGTCTGCAGAGCTCAATGACAAAGGGCAATCGATCTATTACGGCAAGGTGGGCGGCTGTGTCATCACAGGAAACGAAGACGGACTCAAACACACCGCGATGACCATTGGTTTTGCACTCAACCACCTTGGCTACACGATCCCACCCCAAGCGGATTGTGGATGGATTGGCGAGGCAGGCCCCGGTCCCTCCTATGGCGACAAATTGGAGGGGGGCGGACGCGCCGGTTTTGACAACGACTTCACCCAACGGAACACAACGATCATGACGTGGAATTGCATGCACCTAGCGCGAATGCTGAAGGACGCAGGCGGAATTGCGAAGGAGGGAAATGATCGCGAAGCATGGAAAGCCGGGGCGCGATTCGGCTTCGAAAATCCAAGTGAAAGTTTAGGATAA
- a CDS encoding zf-HC2 domain-containing protein has product MNIFHSCERAAELISQAMDEPLDLTDQMRLRIHLSMCGNCQEVENQMATLHALAPQLGLLDLEMGDEPDPTTEYTR; this is encoded by the coding sequence ATGAACATCTTTCATTCCTGTGAACGGGCCGCTGAACTCATATCTCAGGCAATGGACGAGCCGTTGGATCTGACCGATCAGATGCGGTTGCGCATCCACCTCTCAATGTGCGGCAACTGCCAAGAGGTAGAGAATCAGATGGCCACGTTGCACGCGTTGGCGCCCCAGTTGGGCTTGCTCGACCTGGAAATGGGCGACGAACCAGACCCGACTACGGAATATACGCGTTGA
- a CDS encoding DUF4148 domain-containing protein: protein MKTLLSTMAIAISAFVAGQALAADPTGSKTRAEVKAELAEAIRSGNMIANRDRGVTLKQLYPNRYEQQPVVGGKTRAEVKDELAEAIESGNMPANRDRGVTLKQLYPNRYEQQPVVGGKTRAEVKDELAEAIESGNMPANRDRGITLKQLYPGRYQPQS from the coding sequence ATGAAAACCCTCCTGTCTACCATGGCCATTGCCATCTCCGCTTTCGTTGCTGGCCAAGCCCTGGCCGCCGACCCTACTGGCTCCAAGACACGCGCCGAAGTTAAGGCTGAATTGGCCGAAGCCATTCGCAGCGGCAACATGATCGCCAACCGCGACCGCGGCGTCACCCTCAAGCAGCTGTATCCTAATCGTTACGAACAACAACCAGTAGTTGGGGGCAAGACCCGCGCCGAAGTGAAAGATGAATTGGCCGAAGCCATTGAAAGCGGCAACATGCCCGCCAACCGCGACCGCGGCGTCACCCTCAAGCAGCTGTATCCTAATCGTTACGAACAGCAACCAGTAGTTGGGGGCAAGACCCGCGCCGAAGTGAAAGATGAATTGGCCGAAGCCATTGAAAGCGGCAACATGCCCGCCAACCGCGACCGCGGCATCACCCTCAAGCAGCTCTATCCGGGCCGCTATCAACCGCAGTCCTGA
- a CDS encoding zf-HC2 domain-containing protein: protein MLNCQEVSRLVSESQERKLSVVEKMSLNLHLMMCDRCKNFSLQVPFLSKAMKAYSERLDEVIGEQGAATTPNMEDKGA from the coding sequence ATGCTGAACTGCCAAGAAGTCAGCCGACTGGTCTCGGAGTCTCAAGAGCGTAAATTGTCGGTGGTCGAGAAAATGTCGCTTAACCTGCACCTGATGATGTGCGACAGGTGCAAGAACTTCAGTTTGCAGGTGCCTTTTCTGAGCAAAGCCATGAAGGCCTACTCCGAACGCCTTGACGAGGTGATTGGCGAACAAGGTGCTGCGACCACGCCGAACATGGAGGACAAAGGCGCATGA